A window of Natranaerovirga pectinivora contains these coding sequences:
- a CDS encoding M20/M25/M40 family metallo-hydrolase — MLNLLDDKLKKAIKEITEELYKDMIEFVQKLIQTPSMSGEEKDVADLNIAEMEKLGYDEVFRDDQGNVVGIVKGTEPGPTIMYNSHMDHVSPGDVDNWEGYDPYGGFIDRCKVDNQDKEPDEAECVHGRAASDVKGGEAVQIYAGGLLVKLREKGFPIKGNFMFTGVVQEEPAEMVGMLHLIDKTLPAKGLTYDAMVSSEATSLKLYCGHRGRVEMLVTVYGRTSHGSAPWLGINSIYKAMPLIERIKDELYPALPTDPDLGQASISLNIIECSPGALSIVPDKCLLSLDRRTLPGETAETALGEIQSIIDDLASKDPEFKADVIIKSALETSYTGLAYEASKDMSPWKISKDHPFVRAAAEALEAVGQSVKFGYWDFGTDASKTCGIDRKPTIGYSPMQEQYAHTPYDKCRTDFMKIGLEGNVAIFLNVTSAGEEAFEKVEW, encoded by the coding sequence TTGTTAAATCTATTAGATGATAAGTTAAAAAAGGCGATCAAAGAGATTACAGAAGAACTATACAAAGATATGATTGAATTTGTTCAAAAATTGATTCAAACACCAAGTATGAGTGGAGAAGAAAAAGATGTAGCAGATCTAAATATAGCAGAGATGGAAAAGTTAGGTTATGATGAGGTTTTTCGCGATGATCAAGGAAATGTAGTGGGGATTGTAAAAGGAACGGAACCAGGACCAACCATTATGTACAATTCACATATGGACCATGTAAGTCCTGGAGATGTGGATAACTGGGAAGGATATGACCCATATGGTGGATTCATTGATAGATGTAAAGTAGACAATCAAGACAAAGAGCCTGATGAAGCTGAGTGTGTTCACGGAAGAGCCGCATCAGATGTCAAAGGTGGAGAAGCTGTTCAAATATACGCTGGTGGTTTACTTGTAAAACTTCGTGAAAAAGGCTTTCCTATAAAAGGGAACTTTATGTTTACAGGTGTTGTTCAAGAAGAGCCAGCAGAGATGGTAGGGATGCTACATCTTATAGATAAAACCTTACCTGCAAAAGGATTAACATACGATGCAATGGTTTCTTCAGAAGCAACCTCATTAAAATTGTATTGTGGCCATAGAGGCCGTGTTGAAATGTTGGTTACAGTTTATGGTAGGACCTCTCACGGTAGTGCCCCTTGGCTTGGAATCAATTCCATTTACAAAGCTATGCCACTTATTGAAAGAATCAAAGATGAATTGTATCCAGCATTACCAACGGATCCAGATTTAGGGCAGGCGTCTATTTCTTTAAATATTATAGAATGTTCTCCAGGAGCATTATCTATTGTACCAGATAAATGTCTCCTATCTCTTGATAGGCGTACATTGCCAGGAGAAACAGCTGAAACTGCTTTAGGGGAGATTCAAAGTATTATTGATGATTTGGCAAGTAAAGATCCAGAGTTTAAAGCAGATGTCATCATAAAAAGTGCATTAGAAACCTCCTATACAGGTCTGGCGTATGAAGCTTCAAAAGATATGAGTCCTTGGAAAATCAGCAAAGACCATCCTTTTGTTAGGGCAGCAGCAGAAGCATTAGAAGCCGTTGGTCAAAGTGTAAAATTCGGGTACTGGGATTTTGGAACAGATGCTAGTAAAACCTGTGGAATAGATAGAAAACCAACCATTGGGTATTCACCAATGCAAGAGCAATATGCTCATACCCCATATGACAAATGTCGTACAGATTTTATGAAAATAGGATTAGAGGGAAATGTGGCCATTTTCTTGAATGTAACATCAGCAGGGGAAGAGGCTTTTGAAAAAGTGGAATGGTAG
- a CDS encoding M20/M25/M40 family metallo-hydrolase yields the protein MENIKGILSKMAGELKPNMIEFCQKLIRVPALPGDEKGVADLYLAEMKKLGYDRCFRDKWGNVIGIIEGTEEGPTIMFNAHLDHVDTGDHSEWGGYDPYGAEIDINEMENQDRDGYESVEVIHGRAASDVKGGGACQIYSGKMLLNLREMGYPIKGRYIFTGVVLEEPAEQLGMIKLIDETFPEEGITYDGVVSCEATSLKIYLGHRGRVELKVTISGVTSHGSAPWLGINAVNKATKFIDQVEEFVEENHKTDENLGKSSIALTIIDCTPGSMCIVPDRCHITYDRRFVPGETFNGCVEEIQKIIDEISAEDPDFRATVEIATVPRTTYTGKTVAMPNVKEAWKISPEHPFAKAAAEGLKGVEQPVKFGYWDFGTDLSVISGREKKPAIGYSPMQEFYCHRPIDKVRIDYMEKALVGNVSIFNELTKLDQKDFQL from the coding sequence ATGGAGAATATAAAAGGAATACTAAGTAAAATGGCAGGAGAACTAAAACCTAATATGATTGAATTTTGTCAAAAGCTCATTCGGGTACCAGCACTTCCTGGAGATGAAAAAGGCGTTGCAGATTTGTATTTAGCAGAGATGAAAAAATTAGGATACGATCGATGTTTTCGTGATAAATGGGGGAATGTTATCGGCATCATTGAAGGCACTGAAGAAGGACCAACAATTATGTTCAATGCCCATTTAGACCATGTAGATACTGGAGATCACAGTGAGTGGGGCGGTTATGACCCATATGGTGCAGAAATTGATATCAATGAAATGGAGAATCAAGACAGAGATGGCTATGAGTCCGTTGAAGTCATTCATGGTAGGGCAGCTTCAGATGTTAAAGGCGGCGGTGCTTGCCAGATTTATTCAGGGAAAATGCTATTAAACCTTAGAGAAATGGGATACCCCATTAAAGGTAGATATATTTTTACAGGTGTGGTTCTTGAAGAACCGGCAGAGCAATTAGGTATGATCAAATTAATTGATGAAACCTTTCCAGAAGAAGGGATTACATATGACGGTGTTGTATCTTGTGAAGCCACTTCTTTAAAAATATACCTAGGCCACAGAGGTCGAGTTGAGCTAAAAGTCACCATTTCGGGTGTTACCTCTCACGGAAGTGCCCCGTGGCTTGGCATTAATGCAGTGAATAAAGCAACAAAATTTATTGATCAAGTAGAAGAATTTGTAGAAGAGAATCATAAAACAGACGAAAACTTAGGGAAGTCAAGTATTGCCCTTACAATTATAGATTGCACGCCTGGTTCTATGTGTATCGTACCAGACAGATGCCATATTACATACGATAGAAGATTTGTACCAGGTGAAACTTTTAATGGGTGTGTTGAAGAGATTCAAAAAATTATAGATGAGATATCAGCTGAAGACCCTGATTTTAGAGCCACAGTAGAAATAGCAACAGTTCCTAGAACCACCTACACAGGAAAAACAGTAGCAATGCCTAATGTAAAAGAAGCTTGGAAAATCAGTCCAGAGCACCCATTTGCCAAGGCAGCTGCAGAAGGCTTAAAGGGTGTAGAACAACCAGTAAAGTTTGGGTATTGGGATTTTGGAACGGATCTTTCAGTGATTAGTGGTCGGGAGAAAAAACCAGCCATAGGGTATTCACCAATGCAAGAATTTTACTGTCATAGACCGATAGACAAAGTAAGAATTGACTATATGGAAAAAGCCTTAGTGGGCAATGTTTCTATTTTTAATGAGTTAACCAAATTAGATCAAAAAGATTTTCAGCTATAG
- a CDS encoding iron-containing alcohol dehydrogenase family protein — protein MNYKYFMPTRVVMGNDCIVNNSNLFQSLGKKALIVTGTRSAKSNGSESDVKKALEAEGIEYVVFDKVMSNPTISCVYEGARIAKENNIDFIIPIGGGSPMDAGKAIALLAAQTIDEENLFSGIYEDKVLPIAIVPTTAGTGSEVTQYAILTNDKAETKTSIATDLIFPKVAFLDPKYMTQLGVETTINTAIDALSHAVEGMLSVKASTISDALAVESIRMIMEVTPIMLEALESNNQSKFDLKTREILLHASLIAGMVIAQTGTTAVHAMGYSLTYFKDIDHGRANGLLLGDYLRLVEEQKPELGKRILNAMNMTGSKDFKDLMNKMFGKKEVITLEEISKFSGLAIQTRNIGNCIVKPTEEDIVQMFKDSFY, from the coding sequence ATGAATTATAAATATTTTATGCCAACTAGAGTGGTAATGGGAAATGACTGTATTGTGAACAATAGCAATTTGTTTCAATCTCTTGGTAAAAAGGCGTTAATTGTAACAGGCACTAGATCAGCCAAATCAAATGGTTCAGAAAGTGATGTTAAAAAAGCGTTAGAAGCTGAAGGGATTGAGTATGTAGTATTTGATAAAGTGATGAGCAATCCAACAATTTCTTGTGTGTATGAAGGGGCTAGGATTGCCAAAGAAAATAATATAGATTTTATTATTCCAATAGGTGGGGGGTCACCTATGGATGCGGGTAAAGCCATTGCATTGCTGGCTGCTCAAACAATTGATGAGGAAAATTTGTTCTCAGGAATCTATGAAGACAAAGTCCTTCCCATAGCCATTGTGCCAACAACAGCAGGAACAGGATCAGAAGTAACTCAGTACGCTATACTTACCAATGATAAAGCGGAGACAAAAACCAGTATTGCAACGGATTTAATATTTCCTAAAGTGGCTTTTTTAGATCCTAAATATATGACACAACTAGGTGTAGAAACCACTATTAATACAGCAATAGATGCCCTATCTCACGCAGTAGAAGGGATGTTGTCAGTAAAGGCTTCAACCATTTCAGATGCTTTGGCAGTAGAAAGTATAAGAATGATTATGGAAGTCACACCAATAATGTTAGAGGCCTTAGAATCAAATAACCAATCAAAGTTTGATTTGAAAACCAGAGAGATTTTATTACATGCCTCTTTAATTGCAGGGATGGTTATTGCACAAACAGGAACAACAGCCGTTCACGCGATGGGATATTCCTTAACGTATTTTAAAGACATTGATCACGGAAGAGCCAATGGATTGTTGTTAGGAGATTACTTAAGATTAGTAGAAGAACAAAAACCAGAGTTAGGAAAAAGAATATTAAATGCTATGAATATGACTGGTTCGAAAGACTTTAAAGACTTAATGAATAAAATGTTTGGTAAAAAAGAAGTTATTACTTTAGAAGAGATTAGTAAATTCAGTGGGTTAGCCATACAGACTCGTAATATTGGCAATTGTATTGTTAAACCAACAGAAGAAGATATCGTCCAAATGTTTAAAGATTCATTTTACTAA
- a CDS encoding aminotransferase class III-fold pyridoxal phosphate-dependent enzyme yields the protein MELELKTSNEIIETSKKYNLHSWSNQGAINPKVMAKADGIYFWDGDGKRYYDMSSQLVNLNIGYNNKKVIKAIQNQAEKLAFASPAYAIDVRSQLAKMVVELAPDNMGKVFFTLGGADANENAIKIAKMITGRHKIFSRYRSYHGATYGAANLTGEPRRYACEPGIPGFVKFFDPYTYRAPFEFHSEEEGTQYYLSQLREQIIYEGRDSVAAIFLETITGSNGIIIPPKGYLQGVRDICDEFGILMVCDEVMTGWGRTGEWFGVNNYNVKPDIITFAKGVTCGYAPIGGVLVSKEIGAFFDNNFLSCGLTYSAHPIGCAAGIATIEVYKEEGLLEKTKESGILLGQLLEDIKEKHPCVGDVRYIGLFGGIELVKDKATKEPIVEYGKDPEKVMKTILGMLIEKGFSTYTHENVIIVAPPLIITDEELKEAMTIMDEVLVEVDKMI from the coding sequence ATGGAACTAGAATTAAAGACATCAAATGAAATAATAGAAACATCAAAAAAATACAATTTGCACTCTTGGAGTAACCAAGGTGCCATCAATCCTAAAGTCATGGCAAAAGCAGATGGCATTTATTTTTGGGATGGGGATGGCAAGCGTTATTATGATATGTCCTCTCAATTGGTTAATCTGAATATAGGGTATAACAATAAAAAAGTCATCAAAGCCATACAAAATCAAGCAGAAAAATTGGCCTTTGCCTCACCAGCCTATGCAATAGATGTTAGATCCCAATTAGCAAAAATGGTTGTTGAGTTAGCACCAGATAATATGGGAAAGGTATTTTTTACTTTAGGGGGGGCAGATGCCAATGAAAATGCCATTAAAATAGCTAAGATGATAACAGGACGACATAAGATCTTCTCAAGATACCGTTCATACCACGGGGCAACATATGGGGCAGCGAACCTAACAGGAGAACCTAGAAGATATGCTTGTGAACCAGGGATTCCAGGGTTTGTAAAATTCTTTGATCCTTATACATATAGAGCACCATTTGAATTTCATAGTGAAGAAGAAGGAACACAATACTACTTAAGTCAATTAAGAGAACAAATTATTTATGAAGGCAGAGACTCTGTAGCCGCTATTTTCTTAGAAACTATAACAGGAAGCAATGGGATTATTATTCCACCAAAAGGGTATTTACAAGGTGTTCGTGACATATGTGATGAGTTTGGCATCTTAATGGTATGTGACGAAGTAATGACTGGATGGGGCAGAACAGGTGAATGGTTTGGTGTTAACAATTATAATGTAAAGCCAGATATAATCACATTTGCCAAAGGTGTTACCTGTGGTTATGCACCTATTGGAGGCGTCCTAGTGAGCAAGGAGATAGGCGCATTCTTTGATAATAATTTCTTAAGTTGTGGTTTGACTTATTCAGCCCATCCAATAGGTTGTGCAGCTGGGATTGCAACAATAGAAGTTTATAAAGAAGAAGGTTTACTTGAAAAAACAAAAGAAAGTGGCATATTATTAGGCCAACTTTTAGAAGATATAAAAGAAAAACATCCTTGTGTAGGTGATGTGCGTTACATTGGATTGTTTGGTGGCATAGAACTTGTAAAAGACAAAGCAACCAAAGAACCTATTGTAGAATACGGTAAAGATCCTGAAAAAGTGATGAAAACAATTCTAGGGATGTTAATAGAAAAAGGCTTTAGTACCTATACTCATGAAAATGTCATCATCGTAGCGCCACCACTGATTATAACAGACGAAGAATTAAAAGAAGCTATGACAATAATGGATGAGGTACTTGTAGAAGTAGACAAAATGATATAA
- a CDS encoding PucR family transcriptional regulator: MAITLRHLCKYAKENYGMKLICGEKNMNNVVTWVHMLEDPETASFLHGQELIFSTGIGQDNTDWFVDFVKGLVDHKASGLVLNLGPYIKAVPQDLIDYCNEVQFPLFTVPWKTRIVDITNDFCRKIVKAEENEETVASAFRNAIFFPEKSFEYRPILERKAFNLDAEFSVVAISLQVPSNDKLAEYDKSVRLHLKKLLDHHSDRFSIFRQDKYVIAVLQNFPLKLIEGSLTRLKEICNNGQSYKIRSAISESDFGILSLPRNYRRAISVLRVAERQNKDQLSYGNIGLYQLLIEVEDMKVLKKFYEDTLGPLASFDEKNGTDYMDILKSYLEHNNSVEKVAKEAYVHRNTINYKIKKIKEILGSDLDYQEGLKLLMAFHIIEFL; the protein is encoded by the coding sequence ATGGCAATCACCCTAAGACACCTCTGCAAATACGCAAAAGAAAACTACGGTATGAAACTAATCTGTGGAGAAAAAAACATGAACAATGTGGTGACTTGGGTTCATATGCTTGAAGATCCAGAGACGGCCTCCTTTCTTCACGGACAAGAGTTGATTTTTAGTACGGGTATTGGTCAAGACAATACCGATTGGTTTGTTGACTTTGTTAAAGGGTTAGTAGATCACAAAGCCAGTGGATTGGTGTTAAATCTTGGTCCGTATATTAAAGCTGTGCCTCAGGACTTAATTGATTATTGTAATGAAGTACAATTTCCCTTATTCACAGTGCCTTGGAAGACGAGAATTGTTGATATTACAAATGATTTTTGCCGTAAGATTGTTAAGGCGGAAGAGAATGAGGAAACCGTAGCCTCTGCTTTTCGTAATGCCATCTTTTTTCCTGAGAAGAGCTTTGAGTACCGTCCTATTTTAGAACGAAAAGCCTTCAATTTGGATGCGGAATTTAGTGTTGTAGCCATTTCTCTTCAAGTGCCATCCAATGATAAATTAGCAGAGTATGATAAAAGTGTTAGGTTGCATTTAAAGAAGCTCTTAGATCATCACAGCGATCGTTTTAGTATTTTTCGTCAAGATAAATACGTAATTGCTGTTTTACAGAACTTTCCACTAAAGCTTATAGAAGGTTCTTTAACCCGATTAAAAGAGATCTGTAACAATGGACAATCTTATAAAATACGTTCTGCCATTAGTGAGAGTGACTTTGGTATACTATCTTTACCAAGGAATTATAGAAGAGCCATTTCTGTTTTGCGTGTTGCAGAAAGACAGAATAAGGATCAATTGTCCTATGGCAATATTGGTCTTTACCAACTCCTTATAGAGGTTGAAGATATGAAAGTATTGAAGAAGTTCTATGAAGATACTTTAGGGCCATTGGCCAGTTTTGATGAAAAAAATGGTACGGATTATATGGACATATTAAAAAGCTATTTAGAGCATAACAACAGTGTGGAGAAGGTAGCCAAAGAGGCTTATGTCCACCGCAACACCATCAATTATAAGATTAAAAAGATAAAAGAAATTCTTGGTAGTGATCTAGATTATCAAGAGGGTTTGAAGCTATTAATGGCTTTTCATATTATAGAATTTCTATAA
- the mscL gene encoding large-conductance mechanosensitive channel protein MscL, translating to MLQEFKKFAVRGNIIDLAIGVIIGSAFSKIVSSLVNDVIMPFLGILTGRIDLTALKWVVTEGSENTNELAIRYGQFLQTMIDFLIVTFSIFLVVKFLNSLRKKEVYNLKKVEPSYQERLLKDIRDILKNKKDK from the coding sequence ATGTTACAAGAATTTAAAAAATTCGCAGTAAGAGGTAATATTATAGATTTAGCTATTGGTGTGATTATTGGAAGTGCCTTTAGTAAAATTGTCTCATCCTTGGTTAATGACGTTATTATGCCTTTTTTAGGTATTCTAACTGGAAGAATAGACTTAACAGCATTAAAGTGGGTCGTTACAGAAGGTAGTGAGAATACTAATGAATTGGCCATTAGGTACGGACAGTTTTTACAAACCATGATAGATTTTTTGATAGTGACTTTCTCTATTTTTTTAGTGGTTAAGTTTTTAAACTCACTAAGAAAAAAAGAAGTGTATAACCTTAAAAAAGTAGAACCTTCTTACCAAGAGAGGTTGCTTAAGGATATAAGGGATATATTGAAAAATAAAAAAGATAAGTGA
- a CDS encoding AAA domain-containing protein, translating into MNVERHLILAKGQDKTEEIKKCIYDKGKWQVTFNDNKVWSYGYNNIKWLKDPIIINHENYFVYDNDQPLTGIGKILDFGDYYRIIYKSGYKKIFPRRSIVLKERGLKTKSGQDLLEYLHKLADKVSMKNEEDDYSFLSNQFSKLTINPRSVLANYIENKPINKKDNLKQPIFPFGFNLSQKSATEKAITEQISVIEGPPGTGKIQTILNIIANAIVNKETVAIVSNNNSATANVLEKLQKYDVDFIAAYLGNNDNKEKFFAEQKQNYPSMSNWELSHSEILEIKANLKEAQKKLNEMLELQNKRAVLKLELSGLLTESEYFDKYYTESSVEPLTLAGFSRPSADKILTVLIDYQRNIEKEKHTLITKLYNLIFYGIYSFKFYKNPPELIVSFLQKNYYDKKIKEIKNKIKDISSELQDYNFDNEMEKYSQNSMKLFKAQLAKRCTANGNRRKFTNDIIRKNFQDFIKEYPVILSTTHSLRSCASENYLFDYVIIDEASQVDLVTGALALSCAKNAVIVGDVKQLPNVVPSEVEKASRDLFESYKLNSAYSYADNSLLSSIITLYKDIPKTLLKEHYRCHPKIIGFCNQKFYNNELVILTNEQDDDKPLKVYKTVKGNHARGNFNQRQIDVVFDEIIPNQGINESLQSIGIISPYRLQTDELKKVIGDRNIEADTVHKFQGREKDIIILTTVANEICANDFVDNPNLINVAVSRAVDELIVVVSDGCDEWKGTNINDLVKYIQYNNLEVIESQIYSVFDLLYKSYSKKLLEVIKNTKKVSKYDSENLLNVIIEKVLSLPEFKDLNHIIHQPLKMLIKDPSKLNDEECKYTMNILTHTDFVIFNKFDKMPVLVVEVDGYAYHAKNPKQLERDKMKDNILEKYSIPILRLQTNGSGEERRLQEKLQDLLVKK; encoded by the coding sequence TTGAATGTAGAAAGACATCTTATCCTTGCAAAAGGTCAAGATAAAACTGAAGAAATTAAAAAATGCATATATGATAAGGGAAAATGGCAGGTTACGTTTAATGATAACAAAGTTTGGAGTTATGGATATAACAATATAAAATGGTTGAAAGATCCAATAATAATTAACCATGAGAATTATTTTGTTTATGATAATGACCAACCCCTTACAGGTATTGGAAAGATACTTGATTTTGGTGATTATTATAGGATTATTTATAAGTCTGGCTACAAAAAGATTTTTCCGCGAAGAAGTATTGTCCTTAAAGAGAGAGGCTTAAAAACTAAATCAGGACAAGACCTTTTAGAATATTTGCATAAACTCGCTGATAAAGTTAGTATGAAAAATGAAGAAGATGACTACAGCTTTTTAAGCAATCAGTTTAGTAAACTTACAATTAATCCTAGAAGTGTTTTGGCTAATTATATTGAGAATAAACCAATAAATAAAAAAGACAATTTAAAACAACCAATCTTTCCTTTTGGATTCAATCTAAGTCAAAAATCTGCAACTGAAAAAGCGATAACTGAGCAAATCAGTGTTATAGAAGGACCGCCTGGGACTGGTAAAATACAAACAATCTTGAATATAATTGCAAATGCCATAGTTAATAAGGAAACGGTAGCTATCGTTTCTAATAATAACTCTGCAACTGCCAATGTCCTTGAGAAACTTCAAAAGTATGATGTTGATTTTATTGCTGCTTATTTAGGTAACAATGATAATAAAGAAAAGTTTTTTGCAGAACAAAAACAAAACTATCCCAGCATGAGTAATTGGGAATTGTCTCACTCAGAGATTTTAGAAATCAAAGCAAATTTAAAAGAAGCGCAGAAGAAATTAAATGAAATGCTTGAGCTTCAAAACAAAAGAGCGGTATTAAAGCTAGAGTTATCAGGGCTACTAACAGAAAGTGAGTATTTTGATAAATACTATACTGAATCAAGCGTGGAGCCTTTAACATTAGCTGGATTTTCGCGACCGAGTGCAGATAAAATTCTAACGGTATTGATAGATTATCAACGTAATATTGAAAAGGAAAAGCATACATTAATAACAAAATTATATAATCTCATCTTTTATGGTATATATAGCTTTAAGTTTTATAAAAATCCACCAGAGTTAATTGTTTCATTTCTTCAAAAGAACTACTATGATAAAAAGATTAAAGAAATAAAGAATAAAATAAAAGATATATCAAGCGAACTTCAGGATTATAATTTTGATAATGAAATGGAAAAATACAGTCAAAATTCAATGAAGTTATTCAAAGCCCAATTAGCAAAGCGATGTACGGCTAATGGTAATAGGAGAAAGTTCACTAATGATATTATTAGAAAAAACTTTCAAGATTTTATTAAAGAATATCCTGTAATCTTAAGTACGACTCATTCTTTAAGAAGTTGCGCAAGTGAAAATTATTTATTTGATTATGTGATAATTGATGAAGCATCACAAGTTGATTTAGTTACTGGGGCTTTGGCTTTATCTTGTGCTAAAAATGCTGTAATAGTAGGTGATGTGAAGCAGCTTCCTAATGTTGTACCATCAGAAGTTGAAAAAGCTTCAAGGGATTTATTTGAGTCTTATAAATTAAATAGTGCATATAGTTATGCAGATAATAGCTTATTATCATCTATTATTACTCTATACAAGGATATTCCTAAAACATTGTTAAAGGAGCATTATAGATGTCATCCTAAAATTATAGGGTTTTGTAATCAAAAGTTTTATAATAATGAACTCGTTATACTCACTAATGAACAAGATGATGATAAACCTCTCAAAGTATATAAAACTGTTAAAGGTAATCATGCAAGAGGTAATTTTAATCAACGTCAGATAGACGTAGTCTTTGATGAGATAATTCCAAATCAAGGGATAAATGAGTCACTGCAATCCATAGGCATTATTTCACCCTATAGATTACAAACGGATGAACTTAAAAAGGTAATTGGAGACCGTAATATTGAAGCAGACACAGTTCACAAATTTCAAGGACGAGAAAAGGATATCATTATCTTGACAACGGTTGCAAATGAAATATGTGCAAATGACTTTGTGGATAATCCGAACCTTATTAACGTTGCTGTTTCTAGAGCAGTCGATGAATTAATCGTTGTTGTATCTGATGGTTGTGACGAATGGAAAGGTACAAATATTAATGATTTAGTAAAATATATTCAATATAATAATTTAGAGGTAATCGAGAGTCAGATTTATTCTGTCTTTGACCTACTTTATAAGAGTTATTCTAAGAAATTATTAGAAGTCATAAAGAATACAAAAAAAGTGTCTAAGTATGATTCAGAAAACTTGTTGAATGTAATAATTGAAAAAGTGCTAAGCTTACCAGAATTCAAAGATCTTAATCATATAATACATCAACCGCTTAAAATGCTAATAAAAGATCCAAGTAAACTTAATGATGAAGAATGTAAATACACTATGAACATCTTAACCCATACAGACTTTGTGATATTTAATAAATTTGATAAGATGCCTGTTTTAGTTGTTGAAGTTGATGGATACGCATATCATGCAAAAAATCCAAAACAACTTGAACGCGATAAGATGAAAGATAATATTCTAGAAAAGTACAGCATACCTATTCTAAGACTTCAAACCAATGGAAGTGGAGAAGAAAGAAGGCTTCAAGAAAAACTTCAAGATTTATTAGTTAAGAAATAG